The Triticum aestivum cultivar Chinese Spring chromosome 7B, IWGSC CS RefSeq v2.1, whole genome shotgun sequence genome window below encodes:
- the LOC123162542 gene encoding cytochrome P450 89A2, with the protein MVLLLCIVVLPVVLLLVISSRQHGKCYIGGSPLPPGPPWPRLPLLGNLLYRCPTTASLFDALRRLHADYGPVVTLWAGSKPAIFIAGREAAHRTLARNGATFAHRPPSWSFGLNGHGVNNAQYGGRWSLLRRNLSSHLAGAPLAVALQSSLSRLVSSLERAAAAAENHVVVPSEILRHAVFSFFASLCFGEGAAEDVLRQLPGVHAEILSLVVELGAFHLMPALLEIACYLPRCRKLSNAQKRHRATVMALISARQQRNRDGVGPGRRRCYVDTLLELRLRDEEMVGLCWEFMKAAAKTTSTALEWIMARLVLHQDVQRKLREDIARRGEGDENCTTNGERRSPFLEAVVLEALRRHPPAHYLLAHTTHKDVYLDGYVIPKGSVVNYGVADIGRDATSWTNPDEFLPERFMEGGEGYGVSVTAGSGSGEGSMKMMPFGSGRRACPGAAVALTVLKSFVENLVTRFEWTPVGAVDMEEKPGLVTEMRTPLRTCLVVRPHVQPTM; encoded by the exons ATGGTCCTACTCCTGTGCATCGTGGTCCTTCCGGTCGTGCTCCTCCTCGTAATATCCTCCAGGCAGCACGGGAAATGCTACATCGGTGGCAGTCCGCTCCCTCCCGGGCCACCATGGCCACGGCTCCCACTTCTCGGGAACCTCCTGTACCGCTGCCCCACAACCGCCTCCCTCTTCGATGCGCTTCGGCGCCTCCACGCGGACTACGGCCCCGTCGTCACCCTCTGGGCGGGCAGCAAGCCGGCCATCTTCATCGCCGGCCGTGAAGCCGCGCACCGCACCCTTGCCCGCAATGGGGCCACCTTCGCGCACCGTCCGCCATCGTGGTCCTTCGGGCTTAACGGCCACGGCGTCAACAACGCTCAGTACGGCGGCCGCTGGAGCCTCCTCCGGCGCAACCTCAGCTCGCACCTTGCAGGGGCGCCTCTCGCTGTCGCACTACAATCTTCCCTCAGCAGACTTGTCTCGAGCCTCGAGCgtgcggccgcggcggcggagaaCCACGTCGTTGTGCCATCCGAAATACTCCGACACGCCGTGTTCTCCTTCTTCGCCTCGCTTTGCTtcggcgagggggcggcggaggACGTGCTCAGGCAGCTACCGGGAGTCCACGCCGAGATCCTGTCCCTCGTCGTTGAGCTCGGCGCGTTCCACCTCATGCCCGCCCTGCTCGAGATCGCGTGCTACTTGCCTAGGTGCCGGAAGTTATCCAACGCCCAGAAGAGGCACCGTGCTACTGTCATGGCTCTCATCAGTGCTCGCCAACAGCGAAACAGAGATGGGGTCGGCCCAGGGCGGCGCCGGTGCTACGTCGACACGCTCCTGGAGCTAAGGCTCCGAGACGAGGAGATGGTGGGCCTGTGCTGGGAGTTCATGAAAGCTGCCGCCAAGACCACTTCCACGGCACTCGAGTGGATCATGGCGCGTCTTGTGCTCCACCAG GATGTACAACGAAAGTTACGGGAAGACATCGCTAGGAGAGGTGAAGGCGATGAAAACTGTACGACAAATGGCGAGAGACGGAGCCCGTTCCTGGAGGCCGTGGTGCTCGAAGCGCTGCGTCGCCACCCCCCGGCGCACTACCTGCTGGCgcacacgacgcacaaggacgtctaccTCGATGGCTACGTGATACCCAAGGGCTCCGTCGTCAACTACGGCGTGGCTGATATCGGACGCGACGCGACGTCGTGGACGAACCCCGACGAGTTCTTGCCTGAACGGTTCATGGAGGGCGGAGAAGGATACGGCGTTTCTGTTACCGCCGGCAGCGGGAGCGGCGAGGGGTCGATGAAGATGATGCCTTTCGGCAGCGGGCGGAGGGCGTGCCCTGGCGCCGCTGTCGCTCTGACGGTGCTCAAATCCTTCGTCGAGAATCTGGTCACGAGGTTCGAGTGGACACCGGTTGGAGCAGTGGACATGGAAGAGAAACCCGGGCTTGTCACCGAGATGAGGACGCCGTTACGCACTTGTTTGGTCGTGAGACCGCATGTACAGCCGACTATGTAA